AATTGATCTACTAATTCCTTAATGTCATCGAGTGTTTGGATATCCTGTTTCATTAACGTGCAATCTAGCTTGTGAATAAGATTTAAATGTTGGTGAAAAACTTATTCATGTTGTTTTTTTTGTATTCTAAATATAGTAACATTTATGGAGAGCGATATCACTTGGATGTAAAGAAGGCTGGCAAAAGTTTTGTATTTTTCTTTTATTGTCAGTAAATTGAATTCATACTAAGGGAAAAACATATGGGAAAATACGTTCTTTTAATTCTATTATCGATGGGATTTTATGCTGCTGAGGCGCAGGTTACAACAATTTCAATCAACAAGGAAAATTTTCAGTCTTCAGGTTTTCCATTTAAGGGGAAGCGGGTTTTACAAGTAGAACGCATTCAAACTCCAAAAGAAGATAATTATATTGTTTTTTCAAAAGAGGAGCGAGGGGCTGATCCCGACAAACTTTATGTACAGCAATTTCAGCAGATTGATGGAATGTGGAAGCTTGTTGCTAATGAATTGATCTCCGAAGAAGGGATGGTCACGTCGGTTTGGGAATCTCGGAAGGCATTTTTTGATGCGGATAGTGATGGTAAATTGGATGCATTATTTATTTATTCTAGGCATCCAATGGATGACCTACAAAAGCAGCTTAGTTGTATAGGACTAGTTCTTTATAAGAATAAATTTTACCGTCTCCGTGCGGAGGCAGCAGATGGTTATAGTCAAACAACGTTTTCAGACAATTATGCATCCCTACCGGTTGAAGTAAAAGAGAATGTGGAACGCTATTGGAATAATCTAGATAAAAGATAATTGACAAGTATGCAATTATGAATATAATGTCTTGGATTTGCCGAAAGATCATCATGCGATGATCTTTCGGTATGCCTGTTTCATCTTATAGTTCATTGGGAAACGGAGTTTACACACTTATTAACATCAATCGATTAATTTAAGAAGAATTGGTTTGATAGGTTACATTCTTAAGCTGATTGACTGAGGTAATTTGAATCTTAATTTTACTAGAGTGCAGCCAATAACTTTCTTTCTTCCTCAATTTGTGTTTTACTTATCACATAACGCGAAATGCGCTGTTTCTTTAATTGATCTATCGTATGAATAAGGTCTTTTGTACGTGCTTCTTTGCTAGGTTTAATCAATACGATCATATCCTTTGTATTCGGCATGGTACTTATCTTTGCTTTTAGTTGCGCAATAACTGCCGATAATTCTTTCTCGATATTTGCTGGTACTTTTGAAGAGCTGATAGGTTTTTTGAAATCCCCATGACACCACATAAACTTTCCTTCGCCTAGAATCAGTGTTGCCGTGCGGTTCTCATCAATCAGAATTGGACTTTCTACTTCTGATTTGGTTTTATCTGGCATAGCAATATCCATTGCTGACGGTTTATTTAGAGTTGTGGTCAGCATAAAAAATGTGATGAGGAGAAAGGCAAGGTCTACCATTGCAGTCAGATCCACTTTAGGAGCCATTTTTCTGCTTCTTATTTTTTTCTTTCCCGTCTCTGGTGTTTTTTGGTTTAATTCTGCCATGGTCGTCTTCTTTAAGTTAACACTTTTGTTGTCACTCAGAAGCATGATGTCGGAAATAGGATTATTCCATAGATTTTATTGTAACAGGCGATTCTTTTTGTACAAATTTTACGGTTTTCGAGTAATGATCTTCGCTGTCAGTAGTTTACATAGTCAATGATATTGTTCCAACTTTTGGTTACAACTTAAGCTCGAACCGCGTAATACGTAAAAAGCCTTTCATTTCTGAAAGGCTTTTTCTGCGGAGAGTGAGGGATTCGAACCCCCGAACCTGTGACAGTTAACGGTTTTCAAGACCGCCGCATTCGACCACTCTGCCAACTCTCCGCGACAAAAGTAGAAATTCTGAATAGATTTTCAAAACTTATTTTGCATTTTTCTTTAGCTAAATGGATGTGGGGATTTTTGAGCGGTAATCTTATTGATTATTAGCTGTTTATTTTTGATATTTTTTTTGCCAAATAAACTATAAGAGCGATCCAAAGGAGCTTTTGACCGTATATGCTTTGCTTCGGAGGTTTTTGATACTATTTGTTTGAACGAGACCATCACGAGTGTGATGATGAACGTTGTTTAATTGCCAAAGAATAGTCGGCGCATATTCCTCATAGATAATCTCAAATTCTCTTTGCTGGTCATTGGATTATTTTAAAACTATATCGAGTTCAGGGTTGAAATATGTTGGTTGGTCATACATATTAAAACATTTAATCTTGGCATTGTATAAAGTCAAATTTCAGCGAATCCAGGAAGAATAAGCACATGGCATTCAAACTGCCTTCTCCGAATCTTCGGCAAGGTCGCAAGGATTGTGACTTTGATAAGATTGAATAAATGACTAAGTAGATTTTCACTTATACGCATAAATATAATGTTCATAAAATTGATTTTAAAATTAGAAATCTTGATTGTCTGGAATATTATGTCTATTAGATGTGCTAGTATTCGAGTTATTACACAAAAAGCAAAATAAAAATAAAAGAATCAGCGAAGTGGAGTAGTATCGGAAGGTTTTATCTGAGATGAAATTATTTGAGCTATGGGCAACGCCTTTGGTCCGAACCATGTAAAATGCAAAAAGCCTTTCATTTCTGAAAGGCTTTTTCTGCGGAGAGTGAGGGATTCGAACCCCCGAACCTGTGACAGTTAACGGTTTTCAAGACCGCCGCATTCGACCACTCTGCCAACTCTCCGCGACAAAAGTAGAAATTCTGAATAGATTTACAAAACTTATTTCTCGGAGATAGGCTTAGCGTTTGAAAATGAGCTAGATTATTTTTCTGAAAGCTTATGCAGGTATAATTTCATGGCAATGCTTTCGGATATTGGCAGCAATTTTATCGATAGGTAAATCGTCTTGATCTATACCAAATGGTTCTTCAATGGATTCTCCAATCAATTCGAGAGACGCCAAAACATATAGGATAAAGGGGACAGCAATTACAACAAAATAACCAATCGAAAAAACATAACCTACGGGCAGGGTCATGGTATAGAAAATAATAAATTTCTTAATAAATGCACTATAGGCCAAAGGTATCGGCGTGTTTTTAATTCGTTCACAGGCACCACAGACATTTGTCATCGCAACTATTTCCTCATTGAGGATAATAAGTTGATCGCCACTTATGGTTCCGGCCTTATAAAGATCGTTTATTTTATGAAAGATCATATTGGACACTTGGTTTGGTCCATGCTTTTTATTGTCCAATGCCTTCAATTCGGGATGTTCATTTTCATCTAGCATAAACTTGGTGTAGTCCGATCTTAAAAAATCATAAAGGGTCTCAGCAAATAGTGGTACTGCTTTCCTAAAAAAACTTCGGTTAACCTTATCATCTGTTTCTAGCATTGCATCCAATTTGTAGGACAAGGCTCTACTGACATTGGTTAAAGTTCCCCATTGTTTTCGGGCTTCCCACCAACGGTCATAGGCCGAGTTTGTACGAAAAACAAGTAAGAGCGATATGACGAAACCAAGGAGATTGTGGACGATGGTAATATTCTTTACCCAACTCTTTTCATTTAATTTAAGGAATTCCAATTCTACAAAGGCTATCGCCCAGGAATAAAAAGCAATTAAAACAAGGAATGGTAGTAACTTTTTAAAGGTGTCTGATTTGTGTAATTTGAAAGTTGCTGAAAGCCAGTCTTTGGGGTTGTATACGATCATATACAAAAATATAAATTGTTGCGAAAATTTTGCGAGTTAATTGCTATTGCCGTAACTTCATCTTGCTATGGCGCAACAGCGATCAAAAACAAAAAGAACAGGTACAAAAGGAGGCCCGGGTCGAGAGACTAAGTGGATTTGGATGGTAGCAGGAATGTTTTTATTCTTTCTATGTCTTGTCTTGTGGCATTATCGAGCTGGAATTATCTATTATTTCCGTGTGGCTACTTCTAAGGATAAGTCGTTAACAAAGGAGGCTAAATACGATATCAGGAATATAGAGATTATGAGTAAGCATGACGATAAAGTGTTTGGTATTGACATTTCTACCTATCAAGAAGAAATAGATTGGCAAAATGTAAACACCATCAATGATCACTTTCCGATAGACTTTGTGTTTATCCGTGCGACGATGGGCGAGAGAGGAATCGACGATAAGTTTAGTAGAAACTGGAGTAAAATTGAAGGTAGAGCGGTTTTAAGAGGTGCTTATCATTATTTCAGACCCAACGAGAACTCAGTAAAGCAGGCTAAAAATTTTATTCGTAAGGTTAAACTTCAACCTGGAGACCTGCCGCCAGTTTTGGATATTGAGGAGCATCCCAAACAACAATCTATGGATAGTTTAAAAGTTGGGCTAAGACGTTGGCTTGATGAAGTAGAAACTCACTATAAGGTAAAACCAATTCTTTACTCCGGAGATAAGTTTTATAGTGATTTTCTGGAAAAGGAATTTGCAGCTTATACCTTGTGGATTGCAAATTACAATTTTTGGGTTGAGAACCCCAAAGAGCATTGGGCTTTCTGGCAATTTTCTGAAAAAGGTACCGTAAAAGGAATTCAGGGGAATGTTGACCTCAATATATATAATGGTAAAATTGAGGAATTGGAAAAGCTGCTTATTCCTTTTAAATAAAAGAATATATGTATAGATTTTTTATCTCATTATTCAGCGTTTGTTTTTTTTTGTGTAATCAAAAGCTGCTGCAGGCAAAACCAAAATGCCGTCCGGGTGTTAAACAACAAATCTCTATCCTGTCCGCCCCTATTAACATTGAATAAGTTTAAAAAGCTTTGTAATGTTGATGGCATTCAGGTGCTTGATACTCGATCGTGCGATGAGTTTTTGGAGGGATTTGTCCCAAATTCGATTAATATTAATTTTGAAGGCCCATTCGATCATTTTTTGACGCAAGTTTTCCCCGCCAAAGACCAAAAGTTTTTGCTAATTACTGATTCGGAAAATAATCAAGCCGTCATTGATTATTTGATAAAGTTAGAGTATACCCATATTGTTGGAGTTTTGGAAGGGGGGATTGAAACATGGAAGAGTAAAGAGATGGTAGCTTCCTTAAGTACTATTACTGCGAGGGAATTTAATAAAAAATCAGTTCAGGGTCATATTGTAGATGTAAGGACAGGGAAAGAATTTAAAAGTGGACATATTGACAATGCAATGAATATTCCCTTAACAGATTTAATTAATTTTGGTTCTATGCTTAGAAAAGATGATCAGCAGTTGTATATATATTGCCAATCGGGATACAGGAGTACAGTAGCTTTATCTATTTTGAGCGCAAAAGGATTTAAAAATATATGCAATATCCAAGGCGGGTATAAAGCATTGAAAATAGAAGAAAAGGAGAATCAATAATGGCTACTTTTGACCAAATTATTCAATCAAATTCGCTGGTTCTGGTGGATTTTTTTGCCACTTGGTGCGGTCCATGCCAGACTATGGCGCCGATTTTACAGGATCTTAAGGAATTTTATCAAGACGATTTGTCTATCATAAAGATCGACGTGGACAAGAATCCAAAAATCGCTTCGATTTATAAGGTGAGTGGCGTACCTACTTTCGTGCTGTTTAAAGATGGGCAGCAAGTTTGGCGACAGAGCGGAATGATTCGGAAATTGGAGTTACATAAATTGATCGATCAGGTAAAGTAAATAAAAGATAAGGGTTCCAATCAGATTGGAACCCTTATCTTTTAATGATACTCTGGTGTTTTTAATAGGTAGTGATATATTTCACTAAATATTAAAATTCATCTTCATCATCGAAGTCATCCAATCCTCCAATCGGGTCGATCTCAGGTAAATCGAAATCATCATCGAAATCATCATCATCGTCATCAGGACCGTTGAAGGATGCGAATTTTACTTCTTCAAAATCTTCGTTAGCTAAAGTTGCCGTGTTCATAAAATAATACTTTATTGTTCCTTATTCAATGCTGTAAAATTAGAGAAGAAAACCATTTTTTAAAACTTTTTTTTAAAAAAATACAGTCATTTATTTTTCTGTTAATCAGTGCGTTGAGTCGTTTTTTGAAAATAAAAATTTATTTCATTTTATTTATTCATTTGTTTCGCCGATAGCGTTGTCTTCTGTGACGATATCTTTCATTTGCGGAAGATCTCTGACACCATTGATTCCAAAGTGATCCATGAACTGCGAACTAGTTGCATAAAGTAATGGTTTTCCTAAACTATCTGCCTTTCCGGCGATTTTTATCAATTTCTTTTCAAGAAGTCTTTGAATAGAATAATCACAGCTGACACCTCTAATTTGTTCCACTTCCAGTTTTGTTATGGGCTGCCGGTAAGCAATGATCGCGAGTGTTTCCAGCGCCGATTGACTTAATTTTCTTTTATTGTTGTGGTTTTGAAGTTGCTGAATCGATTCGTGGTACAGCGCTTTTGTCAAAAACTGGTAGGAATTGTTAATGTAGCGTAACTCGAGGACAGCATCTTCATCCTGATACTTAGTTTCAATTTTTTTTATCAAGTCACGCAGTTCATCTCTAGATACTTCGATGGCTAAAGCTTCTTGCAAAATCTGTTTGATATCGGCAAGATCGATTCCTTCTGTAGAAGCAAATATAATTGCTTCAATATTTCTTATAACGTCTTTCAATGTTGCGTATTAATAGTTAATGACCTGTTCGACCATATGAGCTGGTAATTCGCGGAACTCATACTTTTGAGTTCGTAGTTGGGGACTGAATCCGGCTTCCAAAATTGCTTCCTGTATAGATTTTGATGTAAACCGATGTGGCGCACCAGCTGCTGAAACAACATTTTCCTCGATCATAATTGAGCCGAAGTCGTTCGCTCCGGCATGCAGACATAATTGTGCTGTACGTTTTCCGACTGTGAGCCAAGAAGCCTGTATATTTTTGATATTAGGAAGCATAATCCGGCTTAAAGCAATCATTCGTATATATTCTTCACTTGTTACGTTATTTGTAATGCCGCGGAGTCTCTTAAGCAAAGTGCCGTCATCTTGAAAAGGCCAAGGAATAAATGCTATAAATCCATGCGATTCTTTTGGCTTTTCATCCTGGACTTCACGTATCCATACCAAGTGTTCAAAACGTTCTTCTATTGTTTCAATGTGACCGAACATCATAGTAGCTGAAGTGGGCAGATTAATTTTATGTGCTGCCCGCATCACGTCCAACCATTCTTTACCCCCACATTTTCCTTTTGAGATTAAACGCCTAACACGGTCATTAAGGATTTCAGCTCCTGCTCCAGGCAGAGAATCCAAACCCGCTTCTTTCAATTGCGTCAATACTTCAAGATGGCTCATATTCTCTAATTTGGAAATATGCGCAATCTCAGGAGGTCCAAGAGAATGCAATTTTAGTGTAGGATAAAGCGCTTTTAATTGCCGGTAAAGATTCTTGTAAAACTCAATACCTAAATCGGGGTGATGCCCCCCTTGCAGTAGCAATTGGTCGCCACCGTATTTAAAAGTTTCTTCGATTTTCTGTTTGTAGCTTTCGATATCGGTGATGTAACTGTCTTCATGGCCGGGACGACGGAAAAAATTGCAGAATTTGCAATTTGCAATACACACATTTGTTGTATTAACATTTCTGTCGATTTGCCAGGTCACCTTACCATGGGGTACTTGTATTTTACGCAATTCATTGGCTACGAAAGTCAAATCAGCTGTAGGTGCATTTTGATATAAGAAAATGCCCTCTTCCTTGGATAGGAACTCAAATCGGAGCGCCCGTTCTAATAAATTACTTACATTCATCAATAACAAATATAAGGAGCTTTTAGCTTATTTATATCTTCTGTAGAATATTTGACAGGGAGATTGAATTTTACGGAAATTGGAGGATGTAAACAGAACTACGTACTTGTGTAACGAAAGTATTGCAATATTAGATAGTGTATAAACTACAATAACTTGATTTATAGTGTTTTGTAAATTATTTGGTGTTTTTCATTTTTTTTTACATTTATTATTCTTTACATTTATTTAACAGATTTTAACATTTTTATTTGGTAACCAAATTAGAAAAAATAAATAACCAAGGGATCTAAATTTGTTAGCAAGAACCTATTATCGCTGTTTTTGTGATTAAAAAAATAACCAAAAACTAAATATAAACCAATATCAATTTAAATAACTAAAGAATAAACATAAATTTTTTAAACCACCTATTTAGTAAAATTATGATGAAAAAAGCGGACAAAAATTGTTTTGATCTCATATTGCACCAAAAGTTCAATACGAGGTTTCTGCTTATGAGTTCTCTTCTCGTTGGGGGAGGAATGACCACTCATGGATTTGCCAGCGGATTAACCAACCATGGCAAAGTTGAAGTTGTTTCATTGATGAAAACCAAAAGCGTACAACAGACGCCTATTAAAGGGGTTGTGAAAGATGCTTCGACAGGTCAAGGTATCACAGGTGTTTCTGTTAAAGTTAAAGGGAGTAGCACTGGAACGTCGACTGACGAGAACGGTGCATTTACCATTCAGGGAAAAGTGGGCGACGTGCTTATTGTAAGTTACATCGGGTACAAAAGTACTGAAGTAACTGTTTCGTCGAAAGCTGATCTTGCCATTTCGTTAACTGCCTCCCAAGACGCATTAGAAGAAGTCGTCGTGACGGGCTATTCTACCCAACGTAAGAAGGATCTGACGGGATCTGTTGCTGTAGTCAATACCGACCAATTGAAAACTACTCCAGCCGCAAGTGCGGTAGAGTCTTTACAAGGTCGAGCGACAGGGGTTCAAGTTGTGACCGATGGTGCTCCAGGCTCTACTCCACAGATTAAAATCCGAGGTTATAGCACCATTAATAATAACGAACCGCTTTATGTAATTGACGGGGTTCCGTTTGAAGGAAAATTGAGCTGGTTGAATCAGAATGATATTGAAACAATGCAGGTATTGAAAGATGCGTCGGCAGCTTCAATTTACGGTTCACGTGCCAACAATGGTGTAGTCATCATTACTACAAAATCTGGCAAATCTGGCAAACCACAGATTAATTTTGATGCGTATTACGGTGTTCAGGTGCCTAATAGCGGCCGTTTCCCAAAAATGTTAAGCCCACAACAGATTTATAACTTAAATGATAATAAAGATCCGCTACCTGACTATTTGTTGGCTGGTGATGTCTCGGGGAACAAAGTAACGCCTGCAGATGCCGATATGTCCAAATATAATTATGCGGATAACAAAGAGGAATTTTATCAAATTACTAAAGCGAATAAGGCAGGAACAAACTGGTTCAAAGAATTGAGTCAGAACGCGCCGACACAATCTTATCAGTTAAATACAGTGGGTGGCGGCGAAAATGCCTCTTATGCCGTATCAGGAGGATATTTGGGACAAAAAGGAACAGTTATCCATACGGGATTCGAACGATTCAATGTACGTTCAAATACGAATTTTTCCGCTTTTAATAAAAAACTGCGTTTTGGTGAAAATATGCAGTATAGCATGACTAAAGGACACGGTGTTGGTGTAAATACAAATACAGCCGGCGATTATATCGGTGAGGGTAGTGCGATCGGATTTGCCTACCGTATTAAAAACATTAATTCCGGTATACGATGAAGGTGGAAACTTTGCAGGCTCTAGAGGCGGCTGGGGAAATGGTGAGAATCCTGTAGCAATTGCTTACCGCGCAAAAGATAATGTGAACAAAAGCAATTTCTTCTTTGGAAATGCTTTTGGAGAGTATGATATATTAAAAGGGTTAACATTTAGAACAAGCTTTGGTGTCAAATATGAAAATTATTACAATTTAAGTTATACCTATCCAAATCTGGAATTTACAGAGGGTAGCGCAAACAGTGCATCTTCAGAGACCTCAGGTTATAATACGGAATGGACTTGGACAAATACTTTGAACTATAAGGCTAACTTTAATGATGCCCATAGCTTAAATGTATTGTTGGGAACGGAGGCTATTGATAATACCTATCGCCAGGTTCAAGGAAACGGCAATGGATACTTTATAACAAACAGTACGGATTTCTTCTATGTGAGCCAGGCTTCCAAAAATTCGGCAGCAAGTGAAGGTGCTTTGGGATCTTTGTTTTCCATATTTGGAAAGGTAGATTATTCGTATAAGGATCGTTATATCTTAAGTGGAACAGTTAGAAGGGATGGCTCATCAAACTTCGGATCCAAGAACAAATATGGTACTTTTCCTGGGGTGAGTGGTGCTTGGCGGGTATCTCAAGAGGAATTTATGAAAAGTGCAGGCTGGTTAAATGATCTAAAATTAAGAGCAGGTTATGGTATTACAGGAAACCAACGAATTCCGTCATATCAATATTTAAAGCGTTATGCAACTTCTATTAACTCGGCTTCTTATCCAATAAATAATGAATTAGTAAGTGGTCTGTGGGTCAGTGACTATCAAAATGAGAATGTTAAATGGGAACAGGTTGCTTCATTAAATTTAGGATTGGACTTTTCAATTTTGGGAGGGAAGATTGATGGTGCTTTTGATTGGTACAATAAGAAAACTTCAGACATGTTATTTGCATTGCCATTGCCGGGAACCGCTGTTGGTCGGGCGGCTTCGCCTTATGTAAATATTGGCGATATGCAAAATAAAGGGGTGGAGTTCTCGTTGAATTATCATCATAAACAAACTGACCCGAACAAATTTAACTTTGATATTGGAGCAAACATATCCAGAAACAAAAATACAATTGTCGGTTTGGCACCAGGAATCAACGATGTGGTATATGGTGCTTTCCGAAGCATGGAAACCTCCATTTTAAGAACAGGTCAACCTTTTGGTGCATTCTATGGATTTAAGGTAGCGGGGATTTATCAAAACGAAGCGGAGCTGACACAATATCCTTCTTACGAGAAAGCGCGTGTTGGCGGGTTTAGATTTGAAGATGTGAATGGTGATGGTATTATTGACGCAAAAGATAATACCGTAATCGGAAGCCCTCACCCAGATTTTACGTATTCGCTTAATTTCAATGCCAATTACAAAAACTTTGATATCATGATGTACTTTTATGGTTCGAAGGGAAATGAGAATTATGAGGCAACACGTTACTTTACAGATTTTGGCGTGTTTGATGGTCAAAAGAGTGTGCGCGTATTGGATGCGTGGAGTCCAACCAATACATCAAGTATGATTCCATCGCAAACAAAAGAAGAAGTTTCGGCTAATGAGTATGCTTCTTCCAGCTATTTCGTGCAGGATGCAAGCTTCTTTAAGATGAAAAACTTACAGATTGGTTATAATTTCTCTACAGATAAACTCTTTGGTGCAAATACAGGCGTGAAAAGATTAAGAGCTTATGTCGGGGTAACAAATCTATTCACCATCACAAAATACGAAGGTCTTGATCCGGAAGTATCGGCAACACCATCGGATTATCCAGCACTGGGCGTTGATTTTGGGGTTTACCCACAATCTAGGCAATACATGTTGGGCGTAAGTTTAGGTTTTTAACGGAATTATAAAGCAATTAAAATGAAAAAGAGAACTATTCAATTATACAGTTTGTTAGGACTGACGACTTTAGGTATGCTTGGTTGTAGTAAAGGCTTTTTGGAAAAAAATCCTCAAGGGCAATTGATCGAAGAGCAGATTGAGGGAAAGAAGGGGGTAGAAGCTACCTTGATTGGTGCCTATGCAATTATGAACGGTAATATAAATGGCACTTGGGGGAACTATGGTTCGGCGCCAAGCCAATGGATTTTCGGAGAAATTACTTCCGATAATGCACACAAGGGATCAGTAATCACCGATCAGCCAAACATGAATATGATCGAGTCTTTTACTACGATTTCCTCTAACGACAACCTAAGCACCATGTGGCAGGTATATTATGAAGGCATACTTCGTGCAAATACTACGCTGCGTTTGTTGAGTCAAGATCAAAGCGGTAGCAAAACGATTAAAGCAGAGCGTGCTAAAGAAATTGAGGGTGAGGCGAAATTGTTACGTGCCCACTACTACTTTTTTCTGTGGCGTATCTTTAAAAATATTCCATATGTAGACGAAAATACAAGCATCGAAGAGGCAAAAGTTGTCAAAAATGATAAGGATGTACAACCTATGATCGAAAGTGATCTAAAGACTGCTATTGCGAATTTACCGGATAGCAAGATCAATGGTGAAGGTGGACGAATGGATCAACGTACTGCGAAAGCATATTTGGGTAAACTATACCTTTATCAAAAAAAATATACTGAGGCTCTGACTTTATTTAAGGATGTCATTGGAAGCCGTGATATCACAACAATGCCTTTCCAGGATAATTATGATGTCAATAAGGAAAATGGACCCGAAGCGCTGTTAGTGGCTAAGCATGCCATCAATCCTGATGGCGGTGGGGATAATGCGAATGTGGGTGATATGCTCAGTGGTCTTAATGGCACTAACCCTGTTGGCTGCTGTGGTTTCTACCAGCCTTCAATTGATCTCGTTAATGCATATAAGGTAGATGCAAATGGACTTCCGATGCTAGATGATTCCTATCGTACGAACCCATATACTTCTGATATCTTATTGACAGATAAAACCGCTATAGCAAATTATAAATTGGATTTGAACTTAAAATTTGATCCACGGCTTGATTACACCGTTGGTCGCCGCGGTGTCAATTTCTTGGATTATGGGGAGTTTCCTGGTGATGCATGGTTAAGGCCGGAAGAAGGAAGTCGTCCGCATGGTGGTCCATTTACGGGTATTAAAACGATGATTCCGAAAAGTCAACATGCTGCTCATACACAGGCCGGTGCTGCTTATGTAACCGATCTTGATGTGAATATTATTCGACTTGCTGACGTAATTTTAATGGCTGCGGAGTGTGAGGTTGAATTGGGTAATCTTCCAAATGCTTTAAAATACGTTAACTCTATTCGGCTTCGTGCGGCACAATTACCATCTAAGACTACCGGGGGCGGAGTCGCCGCTGCTAAATACGAGGTTAAACCATATCCAGCATTCACAAGTGCGGATCAGGCGCGTAAAGCTGTTCGATTTGAAAGAAGATTGGAACTTGCCATGGAAGGTCACCGTTTCTTTGACTTGGTGCGCTGGGGTATAGCAAAAGAGGTTATCGCAAATTATGCAAGGTTTGAAGGCGGTATACTCCCAGTATTTAAGAGCAAAGCATATGCCGATAAAAATGCTTATTTCCCAATTCCACAGGAAGAAATCAATAAAAGTAACGGTAGCCTTACTCAGAACCCAGGCTACTAATAGCTGAAATAAATAATGCAAAAGGAGGATTAATTTCCTCCTTTTGCTGTTTTATACGATTTATATCTGAATTTTGGCAGTAGGAGAAATGGAGTTATTGCTCTTTTTTGTATGTTTACACCAATGAAAAATTTTCTGCGTACGCTGTTACTGCTTTGGCTTGTCCCATTTTCTACCCTTATTGTTAAATCCCAGGATTTTGAAGACGTCTACCATATGCTTCAGGAATCCAAAATCTTAAATGATCATTTCTACGGATTTTCACTGTACGACTTAAATGCAGATAAGTTTGTCATGGATGTTAATGGCAGTAAGCATTTTACACCTGCTTCCAACACTAAAATATATACTACTTATGCTGCTTTGGCGCTGCTGGGTGATTCGATACCAGGGTTGGAGTATGTTGAACGCGGAGATTCGCTGTTAATATGGGGAACAGGAGATCCGACTTTTTTGCATAATCGTTTGGA
The genomic region above belongs to Sphingobacterium zeae and contains:
- a CDS encoding SusC/RagA family TonB-linked outer membrane protein, whose product is MRSDLPTVLKTLIPVYDEGGNFAGSRGGWGNGENPVAIAYRAKDNVNKSNFFFGNAFGEYDILKGLTFRTSFGVKYENYYNLSYTYPNLEFTEGSANSASSETSGYNTEWTWTNTLNYKANFNDAHSLNVLLGTEAIDNTYRQVQGNGNGYFITNSTDFFYVSQASKNSAASEGALGSLFSIFGKVDYSYKDRYILSGTVRRDGSSNFGSKNKYGTFPGVSGAWRVSQEEFMKSAGWLNDLKLRAGYGITGNQRIPSYQYLKRYATSINSASYPINNELVSGLWVSDYQNENVKWEQVASLNLGLDFSILGGKIDGAFDWYNKKTSDMLFALPLPGTAVGRAASPYVNIGDMQNKGVEFSLNYHHKQTDPNKFNFDIGANISRNKNTIVGLAPGINDVVYGAFRSMETSILRTGQPFGAFYGFKVAGIYQNEAELTQYPSYEKARVGGFRFEDVNGDGIIDAKDNTVIGSPHPDFTYSLNFNANYKNFDIMMYFYGSKGNENYEATRYFTDFGVFDGQKSVRVLDAWSPTNTSSMIPSQTKEEVSANEYASSSYFVQDASFFKMKNLQIGYNFSTDKLFGANTGVKRLRAYVGVTNLFTITKYEGLDPEVSATPSDYPALGVDFGVYPQSRQYMLGVSLGF
- a CDS encoding RagB/SusD family nutrient uptake outer membrane protein, producing MKKRTIQLYSLLGLTTLGMLGCSKGFLEKNPQGQLIEEQIEGKKGVEATLIGAYAIMNGNINGTWGNYGSAPSQWIFGEITSDNAHKGSVITDQPNMNMIESFTTISSNDNLSTMWQVYYEGILRANTTLRLLSQDQSGSKTIKAERAKEIEGEAKLLRAHYYFFLWRIFKNIPYVDENTSIEEAKVVKNDKDVQPMIESDLKTAIANLPDSKINGEGGRMDQRTAKAYLGKLYLYQKKYTEALTLFKDVIGSRDITTMPFQDNYDVNKENGPEALLVAKHAINPDGGGDNANVGDMLSGLNGTNPVGCCGFYQPSIDLVNAYKVDANGLPMLDDSYRTNPYTSDILLTDKTAIANYKLDLNLKFDPRLDYTVGRRGVNFLDYGEFPGDAWLRPEEGSRPHGGPFTGIKTMIPKSQHAAHTQAGAAYVTDLDVNIIRLADVILMAAECEVELGNLPNALKYVNSIRLRAAQLPSKTTGGGVAAAKYEVKPYPAFTSADQARKAVRFERRLELAMEGHRFFDLVRWGIAKEVIANYARFEGGILPVFKSKAYADKNAYFPIPQEEINKSNGSLTQNPGY
- a CDS encoding SusC/RagA family TonB-linked outer membrane protein, with the translated sequence MMKKADKNCFDLILHQKFNTRFLLMSSLLVGGGMTTHGFASGLTNHGKVEVVSLMKTKSVQQTPIKGVVKDASTGQGITGVSVKVKGSSTGTSTDENGAFTIQGKVGDVLIVSYIGYKSTEVTVSSKADLAISLTASQDALEEVVVTGYSTQRKKDLTGSVAVVNTDQLKTTPAASAVESLQGRATGVQVVTDGAPGSTPQIKIRGYSTINNNEPLYVIDGVPFEGKLSWLNQNDIETMQVLKDASAASIYGSRANNGVVIITTKSGKSGKPQINFDAYYGVQVPNSGRFPKMLSPQQIYNLNDNKDPLPDYLLAGDVSGNKVTPADADMSKYNYADNKEEFYQITKANKAGTNWFKELSQNAPTQSYQLNTVGGGENASYAVSGGYLGQKGTVIHTGFERFNVRSNTNFSAFNKKLRFGENMQYSMTKGHGVGVNTNTAGDYIGEGSAIGFAYRIKNINSGIR